The Capra hircus breed San Clemente chromosome 2, ASM170441v1, whole genome shotgun sequence genome window below encodes:
- the PAQR7 gene encoding membrane progestin receptor alpha, producing MATMVAQKLSHLLPGPRQVHQEPQPSVPSEPVFTVDRAEVPPLFWKPYIYVGYRPLHQTWRFYFRTLFQQHNEAVNVWTHLLAALVLLLRLAIFVGTVDFWGDPHALPLFIIVLASFTYLSLSALAHLLQAKSEFWHYSFFFLDYVGVAVYQFGSALAHFYYAIEPAWHAQVQTIFLPTAAFLAWLSCTGSCYNKYIQKPGLLGRTCQEVPSALAYALDISPVAHRILVSPDPATDDPALLYHKCQVVFFLLAAAFFSAFMPERWFPGSCHVFGQGHQLFHVFLVLCTLAQLEAVALDYEARRPIYEPLHTRWPHNFSGLFLLTVGSSILTAFLLSQLVRRKLDLDRKTQ from the coding sequence ATGGCCACGATGGTGGCCCAGAAGCTCAGCCACCTCCTGCCCGGTCCGCGGCAGGTCCACCAGGAGCCTCAGCCGTCTGTGCCATCAGAGCCTGTGTTCACCGTGGATCGAGCCGAGGTGCCGCCCCTCTTCTGGAAGCCGTACATCTACGTGGGCTACCGGCCTCTGCATCAGACCTGGCGCTTCTATTTCCGCACGCTGTTCCAGCAGCACAACGAGGCAGTGAACGTCTGGACTCACCTGCTGGCCgccctggtgctgctgctgcggctCGCCATCTTTGTGGGCACCGTGGACTTCTGGGGAGACCCGCATGCCCTGCCCCTCTTCATCATCGTCCTCGCCTCCTTCACCTACCTCTCCCTCAGTGCCTTAGCTCACCTCCTGCAGGCCAAGTCTGAGTTCTGGCATTACAGCTTCTTCTTCCTGGACTATGTGGGTGTGGCCGTGTACCAGTTTGGTAGCGCCCTGGCGCACTTCTACTATGCCATTGAGCCCGCCTGGCACGCCCAAGTGCAGACCATCTTCCTGCCCACGGCTGCCTTTCTTGCTTGGCTTTCCTGCACTGGCTCCTGCTACAACAAATACATCCAAAAGCCTGGCCTGCTGGGCCGCACTTGCCAGGAGGTACCCTCCGCGCTGGCCTACGCACTGGACATCAGCCCCGTGGCACACCGTATCCTTGTGTCCCCCGACCCTGCCACAGACGACCCGGCTCTTCTCTACCACAAATGCCAGGTCGTCTTCTTCCTGTTGGCTGCGgctttcttctctgccttcatGCCTGAGCGCTGGTTCCCTGGCAGCTGCCATGTCTTTGGGCAGGGCCACCAGCTCTTCCATGTCTTTTTGGTACTATGCACACTGGCCCAGCTGGAGGCCGTGGCGCTGGACTATGAGGCCCGGCGGCCCATCTATGAGCCTCTGCACACCCGCTGGCCCCACAACTTCTCCGGCCTCTTCTTGCTCACTGTAGGCAGCAGCATCCTCACCGCATTCCTCCTGAGCCAGTTGGTACGGCGCAAACTTGATCTTGATCGGAAGACTCAGTGA